In Schistocerca serialis cubense isolate TAMUIC-IGC-003099 chromosome 8, iqSchSeri2.2, whole genome shotgun sequence, one genomic interval encodes:
- the LOC126416278 gene encoding uncharacterized protein LOC126416278, which produces MTAEATVVLPVWLNKDFAKTSLKESNSCGDFKILSVDVQRATAPGDNYLSEVYRMTVHLEHNVKQYKRSVPLIIKCLPDSEVMKTIAQDMQAFEQETLMFCETIPAMSKILEEAAPGKYTQLSAKCFASGREPVSYVVLEDLKARGFALAKRCKGLDLAHARLVVRKLAEFHASSVRLYEQRPSALDRYQTFRMFEGDMAKHLEPYVKQGCKLLADQLETLEKPYSKYAPKVRALSENIFPRLLELVKRKRKFRVLTHADTWVNNIMFKYAGGVVRDVVLLDFQLASYNSPSIDLQYFTHTSLMEEVYSDHLTDLLKEYHNHLVEVMSDIGVSTDKQISFEELLEDFEEHSLYAVFASVGVLPVVRTEEETRFDVESSVKENDSDTNRKAFAGASYVEAVKQMLPQFEKKGLFSSN; this is translated from the coding sequence ATGACCGCCGAAGCCACCGTCGTTCTGCCCGTGTGGCTTAACAAAGACTTCGCGAAAACTTCGCTGAAGGAGTCGAACAGTTGTGGAGACTTCAAGATCCTGTCAGTAGACGTCCAACGAGCGACAGCTCCGGGTGACAACTACCTGAGTGAAGTCTACCGCATGACCGTTCACCTAGAGCACAACGTGAAACAGTATAAAAGGAGCGTGCCGTTGATAATAAAATGTCTCCCAGACAGCGAAGTCATGAAGACAATAGCACAGGACATGCAAGCCTTCGAACAAGAGACTCTCATGTTCTGCGAGACGATTCCCGCCATGTCGAAAATCCTGGAGGAAGCGGCCCCCGGCAAATACACGCAGCTGTCAGCAAAGTGTTTCGCCTCCGGACGGGAGCCAGTCAGCTACGTAGTGCTCGAGGATTTGAAGGCCAGAGGGTTCGCTTTGGCGAAGAGGTGCAAGGGACTGGATCTGGCGCACGCCAGACTCGTGGTCAGGAAACTGGCAGAGTTCCACGCGTCTTCCGTCAGGCTGTACGAGCAGAGACCATCTGCGCTGGACCGCTACCAGACCTTTCGAATGTTTGAGGGAGACATGGCTAAGCACCTGGAACCCTACGTGAAACAGGGCTGCAAATTACTTGCAGATCAGCTGGAGACGTTAGAGAAACCGTACTCCAAGTACGCACCCAAAGTGCGAGCTCTCTCGGAAAACATATTTCCACGGCTACTAGAGTTGGTGAAACGGAAGAGAAAGTTTCGTGTGCTAACCCACGCAGATACCTGGGTCAACAACATCATGTTCAAATATGCAGGCGGAGTCGTCCGAGACGTGGTTCTACTTGATTTCCAGTTGGCTTCATACAATTCGCCTTCGATTGACTTACAGTATTTTACACACACGAGTCTCATGGAAGAGGTGTACTCCGATCACTTGACAGACCTTTTGAAAGAGTACCACAACCATTTAGTCGAAGTGATGAGCGATATTGGTGTCAGTACCGACAAACAGATATCCTTCGAGGAGCTTCTGGAAGATTTCGAAGAGCATTCTCTGTACGCCGTATTCGCATCGGTAGGTGTGTTGCCGGTTGTACGCACTGAAGAAGAGACGAGGTTCGACGTAGAGTCTTCAGTCAAAGAAAATGACAGTGATACCAACAGAAAGGCCTTCGCAGGTGCTTCGTATGTGGAAGCTGTAAAGCAGATGCTTCCACAATTTGAAAAGAAAGGTTTATTCTCAAGTAATTAG